A window of Microbacterium sp. BK668 genomic DNA:
GCCGTCGCTACTGTGAGCGGCATGAAGGACGAGGCTGCTCAGCAGCGAGCGCACGCGATCTTCGACCCGATCGCCCGGCCCTATCTCGGGCGTCCCGACGTCGACATCGGGCCGATGTTCGGCAGCGAGGGGCTCCGCGTCCGCGGCAAGGTCTTCGCCTTCGTCGGTCACCGGGGAAGTCTCGTCGTCAAGGTCCCCGAGGAGCGGGCCGACGAGATCGTCGCCTCGGGGGTCGCAGAGCGCATGGAGATGCGGGGCCGGGCGATGCGCGAGTGGCTCGTGGTCGGGCCGGGCGCGGCCGCCGAGTGGCAGCCGCTGACGGCCGAGGCCTTCGCCTACGTCGACGAGATCACGCCGTAGGCATCCCGGCCCTCGGCCGGATGCGCCGGGGGCACCCGGGATAATGGGGCGCGTGGCATCCCCCCTCGAGCTCCCCGGCTGGCGGCACGTCTACTCCGGCAAGGTCCGTGACCTCTACGTGCCCGACTCGCCGACCGACTCGCCGACCGACTCGCCGACCGGCTCGTCGACCGACTCGGAGCGCCGATCCGCGGCCGACCGGATGCTCGTCGTCGCGAGCGACCGCGTGAGCGCCTTCGACCATGTGCTCGAGCCGGGCATCCCCGACAAGGGAGTGCTCCTCACGACCCTCAGCCTCTGGTGGTTCGATCGCCTCGCGGGCGCGGACGGGGGCCGCAGCATCCCGAATCATCTTGCGGCGAGCGCGATCCTGACCGACGGTCCGGACGGCGTCGCGAACACCCCCGACGACCTGCACCCGTTGATCCCCGCCGAGGTCGCCGGGCGCGCGATGGTCGTGCGGAGCCTCGAGATGCTGCCGGTGGAGTGCGTCGTCCGCGGCTACCTGACCGGGTCGGGGTGGGCGGAGTATCGGGCGCACAGGACGGTGTGCGGCATTCCTCTTCCCGACGGCCTTCGCGACGGC
This region includes:
- a CDS encoding TfoX/Sxy family protein; this translates as MKDEAAQQRAHAIFDPIARPYLGRPDVDIGPMFGSEGLRVRGKVFAFVGHRGSLVVKVPEERADEIVASGVAERMEMRGRAMREWLVVGPGAAAEWQPLTAEAFAYVDEITP
- a CDS encoding phosphoribosylaminoimidazolesuccinocarboxamide synthase, whose amino-acid sequence is MGRVASPLELPGWRHVYSGKVRDLYVPDSPTDSPTDSPTGSSTDSERRSAADRMLVVASDRVSAFDHVLEPGIPDKGVLLTTLSLWWFDRLAGADGGRSIPNHLAASAILTDGPDGVANTPDDLHPLIPAEVAGRAMVVRSLEMLPVECVVRGYLTGSGWAEYRAHRTVCGIPLPDGLRDGDRLPEPLFTPAYKAPMGEHDENISFEQTVELVGAERAAQLRDLSLEIYARAAHTAEAHGLILADTKFEFGVDDAGVLTLADEVLTSDSSRYWDAAAWHASSDPAERMASFDKQIVRDWLAANWDKTGTPPRLPADIVERTADRYRTLLERLTAA